A single region of the Salvia miltiorrhiza cultivar Shanhuang (shh) chromosome 8, IMPLAD_Smil_shh, whole genome shotgun sequence genome encodes:
- the LOC131000734 gene encoding nudix hydrolase 9 isoform X2: MRITNILRRFPINMGSRHHAVISSNSWALLVVSRQWKRRNGALKSSPATNFPHLNFFSRVRQVYLLPRYRRCLIRNTIGFPILTPAWKTQLQRSGRGEFNKTHPCSMDSSSGTFVGTNLNPLWERFLVSSEDDWRRCQHTSNPLGNGAIVETSNKEVVVLQRSANVGEFPEHFVFPGGHPEPKEVGIIRHQTTGELTHQKADKRVSQEMFDSIIREVVEEIGVPASTLGEPIFIGISQRALNVRPAAFFFIKCSLQSEEIQQRYSSAEDSYESTQLYTMPMSDLAHIMPKMPGCHQGGFALYKLMVDAAKEKKQCLQTQ, encoded by the exons ATGAGAATAACTAATATTCTCAGGAGATTCCCGATCAACATGGGATCCCGCCATCACGCGGTTATTTCGTCGAACAGTTGGGCGCTTCTCGTGGTTTCGCGGCAATGGAAACGGCGGAACGGCGCACTGAAATCGTCGCCGGCGACGAACTTCCCGCATTTAAACTTCTTCTCTCGTGTCCGGCAGGTCTATCTCCTTCCGAG GTATCGGCGGTGTTTGATCAGAAATACGATAGGATTCCCCATCCTGACACCAGCTTGGAAAACACAATTGCAGAG ATCTGGGAGGGGAGAGTTCAACAAAACTCATCCTTGTTCAATGGACTCAAGTTCAGG GACATTTGTGGGGACAAATTTAAATCCTTTGTGGGAAAGATTTCTCGTTTCATCTGAAG ACGACTGGAGAAGGTGTCAACATACCTCTAATCCTCTTGGCAATGGTGCAATCGTGGAGACATCTAACAAAGAAGTGGTTGTGCTGCAAAGAAGTGCCAATGTAGGCGAATTTCCCGAGCACTTTGTTTTCCCTGGAGGCCACCCAGAG CCCAAAGAAGTTGGCATAATAAGACATCAAACAACTGGAGAATTAACTCATCAGAAGGCGGACAAAAGGGTTTCACAGGAGATGTTTGACAGCATTATtcgtgaagtagttgaagaaatTGGAGTTCCTGCTTCTACCCTT GGTGAGCCCATCTTTATTGGTATATCCCAGAGAGCGTTGAATGTTAGGCCCGCTGCCTTTTTCTTCATTAAATGCAGTCTTCAGTCAGAGGAAATTCAGCAACGCTATTCCAGCGCTGAAGACAGCTACGAATCAACCCAGCTGTATACCATGCCAATG AGTGATTTGGCCCACATAATGCCTAAAATGCCGGGATGCCACCAAGGAGGATTTGCGCTCTATAAGTTGATGGTAGATGCTGCTAAAGAGAAGAAACAGTGCCTGCAGACACAGTGA
- the LOC131000734 gene encoding nudix hydrolase 9 isoform X3 — protein sequence METAERRTEIVAGDELPAFKLLLSCPAGLSPSEVSAVFDQKYDRIPHPDTSLENTIAEIWEGRVQQNSSLFNGLKFRYGGHILDGEPHSSQKTNVRLHLGLTDYRTFVGTNLNPLWERFLVSSEDDWRRCQHTSNPLGNGAIVETSNKEVVVLQRSANVGEFPEHFVFPGGHPEPKEVGIIRHQTTGELTHQKADKRVSQEMFDSIIREVVEEIGVPASTLGEPIFIGISQRALNVRPAAFFFIKCSLQSEEIQQRYSSAEDSYESTQLYTMPMSDLAHIMPKMPGCHQGGFALYKLMVDAAKEKKQCLQTQ from the exons ATGGAAACGGCGGAACGGCGCACTGAAATCGTCGCCGGCGACGAACTTCCCGCATTTAAACTTCTTCTCTCGTGTCCGGCAGGTCTATCTCCTTCCGAG GTATCGGCGGTGTTTGATCAGAAATACGATAGGATTCCCCATCCTGACACCAGCTTGGAAAACACAATTGCAGAG ATCTGGGAGGGGAGAGTTCAACAAAACTCATCCTTGTTCAATGGACTCAAGTTCAGG TATGGTGGCCACATTCTGGATGGCGAACCTCATTCTTCTCAGAAGACAAATGTTCGCCTTCATCTTGGCCTGACAGATTAtag GACATTTGTGGGGACAAATTTAAATCCTTTGTGGGAAAGATTTCTCGTTTCATCTGAAG ACGACTGGAGAAGGTGTCAACATACCTCTAATCCTCTTGGCAATGGTGCAATCGTGGAGACATCTAACAAAGAAGTGGTTGTGCTGCAAAGAAGTGCCAATGTAGGCGAATTTCCCGAGCACTTTGTTTTCCCTGGAGGCCACCCAGAG CCCAAAGAAGTTGGCATAATAAGACATCAAACAACTGGAGAATTAACTCATCAGAAGGCGGACAAAAGGGTTTCACAGGAGATGTTTGACAGCATTATtcgtgaagtagttgaagaaatTGGAGTTCCTGCTTCTACCCTT GGTGAGCCCATCTTTATTGGTATATCCCAGAGAGCGTTGAATGTTAGGCCCGCTGCCTTTTTCTTCATTAAATGCAGTCTTCAGTCAGAGGAAATTCAGCAACGCTATTCCAGCGCTGAAGACAGCTACGAATCAACCCAGCTGTATACCATGCCAATG AGTGATTTGGCCCACATAATGCCTAAAATGCCGGGATGCCACCAAGGAGGATTTGCGCTCTATAAGTTGATGGTAGATGCTGCTAAAGAGAAGAAACAGTGCCTGCAGACACAGTGA
- the LOC131000734 gene encoding nudix hydrolase 9 isoform X1, whose product MRITNILRRFPINMGSRHHAVISSNSWALLVVSRQWKRRNGALKSSPATNFPHLNFFSRVRQVYLLPRYRRCLIRNTIGFPILTPAWKTQLQRSGRGEFNKTHPCSMDSSSGNNIRLIISQYGGHILDGEPHSSQKTNVRLHLGLTDYRTFVGTNLNPLWERFLVSSEDDWRRCQHTSNPLGNGAIVETSNKEVVVLQRSANVGEFPEHFVFPGGHPEPKEVGIIRHQTTGELTHQKADKRVSQEMFDSIIREVVEEIGVPASTLGEPIFIGISQRALNVRPAAFFFIKCSLQSEEIQQRYSSAEDSYESTQLYTMPMSDLAHIMPKMPGCHQGGFALYKLMVDAAKEKKQCLQTQ is encoded by the exons ATGAGAATAACTAATATTCTCAGGAGATTCCCGATCAACATGGGATCCCGCCATCACGCGGTTATTTCGTCGAACAGTTGGGCGCTTCTCGTGGTTTCGCGGCAATGGAAACGGCGGAACGGCGCACTGAAATCGTCGCCGGCGACGAACTTCCCGCATTTAAACTTCTTCTCTCGTGTCCGGCAGGTCTATCTCCTTCCGAG GTATCGGCGGTGTTTGATCAGAAATACGATAGGATTCCCCATCCTGACACCAGCTTGGAAAACACAATTGCAGAG ATCTGGGAGGGGAGAGTTCAACAAAACTCATCCTTGTTCAATGGACTCAAGTTCAGG AAATAATATACGGTTGATAATTTCACAGTATGGTGGCCACATTCTGGATGGCGAACCTCATTCTTCTCAGAAGACAAATGTTCGCCTTCATCTTGGCCTGACAGATTAtag GACATTTGTGGGGACAAATTTAAATCCTTTGTGGGAAAGATTTCTCGTTTCATCTGAAG ACGACTGGAGAAGGTGTCAACATACCTCTAATCCTCTTGGCAATGGTGCAATCGTGGAGACATCTAACAAAGAAGTGGTTGTGCTGCAAAGAAGTGCCAATGTAGGCGAATTTCCCGAGCACTTTGTTTTCCCTGGAGGCCACCCAGAG CCCAAAGAAGTTGGCATAATAAGACATCAAACAACTGGAGAATTAACTCATCAGAAGGCGGACAAAAGGGTTTCACAGGAGATGTTTGACAGCATTATtcgtgaagtagttgaagaaatTGGAGTTCCTGCTTCTACCCTT GGTGAGCCCATCTTTATTGGTATATCCCAGAGAGCGTTGAATGTTAGGCCCGCTGCCTTTTTCTTCATTAAATGCAGTCTTCAGTCAGAGGAAATTCAGCAACGCTATTCCAGCGCTGAAGACAGCTACGAATCAACCCAGCTGTATACCATGCCAATG AGTGATTTGGCCCACATAATGCCTAAAATGCCGGGATGCCACCAAGGAGGATTTGCGCTCTATAAGTTGATGGTAGATGCTGCTAAAGAGAAGAAACAGTGCCTGCAGACACAGTGA